A genomic window from Pantoea alhagi includes:
- the lrp gene encoding leucine-responsive transcriptional regulator Lrp: MVDNKKRPGKDLDRIDRNILNELQKDGRISNVELSKRVGLSPTPCLERVRRLERQGFILGYTALLNPHYLDASLLVFVEITLNRGAPDVFEQFNAAVQKLEETQECHLVSGDFDYLLKTRVPDMSAYRKLLGETLLRLPGVNDTRTYVVMEEVKQSNRLVIKTR; this comes from the coding sequence ATGGTAGACAATAAAAAACGCCCCGGAAAAGACCTCGACAGAATAGACAGAAATATCCTGAATGAACTGCAGAAGGATGGTCGTATTTCTAACGTGGAGCTTTCAAAACGCGTTGGCTTATCGCCCACGCCATGCCTTGAACGCGTACGCCGCCTGGAACGTCAGGGCTTTATTCTGGGCTACACCGCGTTGCTCAATCCTCACTATCTCGACGCATCATTGCTGGTTTTCGTTGAGATTACTCTGAATCGCGGTGCGCCGGATGTGTTTGAACAATTTAACGCCGCCGTGCAAAAACTTGAGGAAACTCAAGAGTGTCACCTTGTTTCCGGTGATTTTGACTACCTGCTGAAAACCCGCGTGCCGGATATGTCCGCCTACCGTAAACTGCTGGGTGAAACCCTGCTGCGCCTGCCGGGCGTTAACGATACGCGTACTTACGTGGTGATGGAAGAAGTCAAACAGAGTAACCGTTTGGTTATTAAGACGCGATAA